One stretch of Roseimicrobium sp. ORNL1 DNA includes these proteins:
- a CDS encoding ABC transporter ATP-binding protein, with protein MIATLDLPDYRAQTPAVAERFTKLKQRPAVLSVRGLEKRFPSPQGEVTALKNINFDVHRREFMCVVGQSGCGKSTLIRMLAGLETPTSGELLVDGKPVRGPGRDRGMVFQGYTLFPWLTVKANVMFGPLMAGKAKYTAESEARQWIELVGLSKFEDAYPHQLSGGMKQRVAIARALANEPRILLMDEPFGALDAQTRAQMQSYLLQIWKNIDITILFITHDLDEAVYLSDRVLVLEARPGRVKEIVEVPVPRPRDFSQIALPEFMATKNRLQELIHPESERKEDKLPVLRLTTVGDDVE; from the coding sequence ATGATTGCCACCCTCGACCTGCCTGACTATCGCGCGCAGACGCCTGCAGTCGCGGAGCGCTTCACGAAGCTGAAGCAGCGTCCGGCGGTGCTGTCCGTGCGTGGCTTGGAGAAGCGGTTCCCTTCACCGCAGGGTGAAGTCACCGCGCTGAAGAACATCAACTTCGATGTGCATCGCCGGGAGTTCATGTGCGTGGTGGGACAGTCCGGTTGCGGCAAGTCCACGCTCATCCGCATGCTTGCGGGACTGGAGACGCCCACGAGTGGGGAACTGCTCGTGGATGGCAAACCCGTGCGTGGCCCGGGTCGTGACCGCGGCATGGTGTTCCAGGGATATACCCTGTTCCCCTGGCTTACCGTGAAGGCGAATGTGATGTTCGGCCCGCTCATGGCAGGCAAGGCGAAGTACACCGCCGAGTCCGAGGCTCGGCAGTGGATCGAACTGGTGGGGCTCAGCAAGTTTGAGGATGCCTATCCGCATCAACTCAGCGGTGGCATGAAACAGCGCGTGGCCATTGCGCGTGCGCTGGCAAACGAGCCACGCATCCTGCTGATGGATGAACCCTTCGGCGCACTGGACGCGCAGACGCGCGCCCAGATGCAGAGCTACCTGCTGCAGATCTGGAAGAACATCGACATCACCATCCTCTTCATCACGCATGATCTGGATGAGGCCGTGTATCTCTCCGACCGGGTGCTCGTGCTGGAAGCACGCCCGGGCAGGGTGAAGGAAATCGTCGAGGTGCCGGTGCCACGCCCGCGTGACTTCTCTCAGATTGCGTTGCCTGAGTTCATGGCCACGAAGAATCGCTTACAAGAGCTCATCCATCCCGAGTCCGAGCGGAAGGAAGACAAGCTGCCCGTGCTGCGCCTCACGACGGTGGGGGATGATGTGGAGTAG